GCGATCTCGCTGACGGTGCTCTCGGTCAACTACCTCGGCGACGGGTTGCGCGACGCCCTCGACCCGCGCATCCGCGGCCGCTGAAGGCATGGTTCCCCGCCCGCGCAATCGGCACGGGCGGGGTCCGCTCGCGCCACCGCCGCCCAGCCCCGGCGCCCGGCGCAGGCGGACCCGGGGCCACCCCCGGCCCGGACCGGCCTCCTGCGCCCTGACATCCCACAATGCGAGCCCACAGAAAGACCGCCCATGACCGCGACACCCTACGCAGCTTTCCTGCGCGCGGTGAACGTGGGCGGGACCGGCAAGCTGCCCATGGCCGACCTCCGTGCCCTGATCGAAGGCATCGGCGGCAGGCAACCCCGGACCTACATCGCCAGCGGCAACGCCGTCTTCACACATCAGGCAGAGGCCGCCATGGTCCAATCCGCGCTGGAGGCGGCACTACAGGAATATGCGGGCAGGCCCATGCCCCTCTTGCTGCGAACGCCCGCCCAACTGACCGCGCTTCTCGACAGCCTGCC
This region of Ponticoccus alexandrii genomic DNA includes:
- a CDS encoding DUF1697 domain-containing protein is translated as MTATPYAAFLRAVNVGGTGKLPMADLRALIEGIGGRQPRTYIASGNAVFTHQAEAAMVQSALEAALQEYAGRPMPLLLRTPAQLTALLDSLPFPEAAPAKVAILLTDEKLSGDPQAEASHRSVEEIRPGPRALWIHYPEGMGRSKLTHPAIKSGTLRNLNTLRKVQQMAAAADEGK